The genomic region CCACTTGTGTGCGCGTGCCTGTCCTGCGCGCCCACTCCGTCAGTGTCACTGCGGAATTTGAAAAGCCCGTAACTGTAGCTGCAGCCCGTGAGGTATTAGCGAATGCCCCGGGGATCGAGTTAATTGATGATCCTGCAAATAAAGTATATCCGATGCCCATCGAATATTCCGGGAAAGATAATTGTGCTGTCGGACGTATCCGCAAGGATTTAGTTTTTGATAACGGCCTGACTTTCTGGGTCGTCGGCGACCAGCTCCTCAAAGGTGCCGCGCTCAATGCCGTGCAAATCGCCGAGGAATTGATTGCGTGAGGATATCCTCCCTGCTGATGATAACGGGTGTTTTCATTTCACTCCTCGCACAAGGCCAAGAGCAAACGCCTCCCCTCGTGCCAGAAAGCCAAGGACCCTCCGCAGAGGTCTCTGCACCGGAGGGAAAAGAGTCGGAATTCAACAAGCTGAAGGCTCTGAATCAAAATATTTGGTTTGAAGAAAAATTCTGGGAACAGGATGCCGGCCAGTTGGCCCGGCAAATGGGATTATCCCCGGAATCCCAAACCAAATATCTGAGTTCCTATAGGAGTTATCAGACGACAGGACTCGAAATTGCGGGAATCAAACCCTTCATGGCCTCAGTCTATGGTGACCCCACGCACCCGACTGAATTAAATCTCATCTTCATGAATCAGGGGGATTTCTTTGGTGATATCCCCATTACCGCCGACAGACAAAAGGTCATCTATGAACAGGAAGCGGCGTTCAAAAAAGAAATCTCTTCACAGGAAAAATCATTACTTGATAGATTAACGGCTGCATTGGGCAATCCAAAACAATCCTCTTTCGGTGTCGGTTCACTCAAGGAAAAAGTTTACCGCTGGGATAACGGTACCATTGCCATTTTACTCTGTGTCCAGCCGGAGAAATATATCGCCTTGCGGATCTGGCCAAAAAATACCGCCGACGCCCAAGGACGTCCGCGAGATAAAACAACGGATGCTGACCTAAAAATCCTTCTCAAATTAAATGTGGAAAAACGGGACAATGGGGATGTGATCATCAGCCAGATTCCCATGATAGACCAGGGGCCTAAAGGTTATTGTGCCCCAGCGACCTATGAACGAGTCCTCCGGTATCTGGGGCTCAATGTCGATCTTTATACGCTTGCAAATTGCGGGGGGACAGAAAGGGGTGGGGGAACGTATACGGACAATCTTGCTAAAGCCATAGATGATCTCCTGAGCCGTTCAGGAAGGGATATGGAAAAGAATATCCCGCTGAATTTTAACGAAATCACAAAATGGATCGATCAAGGCATTCCCCTGATTTGGAGCGTTTACGTGACCTCGGAAATCGAAATTCAAAGTAACCAATTCACCATCGAAAGGGCATCAAAAGGCCAAAAGGAATGGGCTTCATCTATAAAAAAATACCGTTTACCTGTTGGATTCCAACCTGACATACAGGGAGGCCATATCCGGATCATCGTCGGTTATAATAAAGCTTCTGGTGAAATCTGTTATTCAGATTCCTGGGGACCAGATTATTCTCAACGGTGGATACCTTGGGAAGCGGGAAGAGCCATCTCTCAGGGATCCAAAGCCATTCAAGCCATCAAATGGTGAATTTGCGGGACTCTATGAACCCCATCAGGATAAAAAAACCTCTATCCTGTTTACTGGGAACCTTGCACCATGTTACCCATCCCACCGCTTCCTTCCCATTTCTGGGGGCGGTTCCAAGGAATGGAAGACACATTGTTTCCATTGCCTGCGGGTTCGTCCTTCGTGCTGCTACAGCCGGTAAAAACAGCAGGTAGCGAAATAAAAAGGCAAATAAGAATAATTCTAGTTGTTGTTTTCATAGGGGAATAAATGGGTTGTTAGAATATCACAATATCACCAGGCTGGATGTCCAGCACTTTTGTTTGTCCGGCGCCCTGCATCGCTGCATCCGTGACAGCCACAATATCAGCAACACTGGAATTCCTCTCTACTGTCCTGATTTTCACCCGGCCCA from Verrucomicrobiota bacterium harbors:
- a CDS encoding C39 family peptidase; protein product: MITGVFISLLAQGQEQTPPLVPESQGPSAEVSAPEGKESEFNKLKALNQNIWFEEKFWEQDAGQLARQMGLSPESQTKYLSSYRSYQTTGLEIAGIKPFMASVYGDPTHPTELNLIFMNQGDFFGDIPITADRQKVIYEQEAAFKKEISSQEKSLLDRLTAALGNPKQSSFGVGSLKEKVYRWDNGTIAILLCVQPEKYIALRIWPKNTADAQGRPRDKTTDADLKILLKLNVEKRDNGDVIISQIPMIDQGPKGYCAPATYERVLRYLGLNVDLYTLANCGGTERGGGTYTDNLAKAIDDLLSRSGRDMEKNIPLNFNEITKWIDQGIPLIWSVYVTSEIEIQSNQFTIERASKGQKEWASSIKKYRLPVGFQPDIQGGHIRIIVGYNKASGEICYSDSWGPDYSQRWIPWEAGRAISQGSKAIQAIKW